The following coding sequences lie in one Fusarium poae strain DAOMC 252244 chromosome 1, whole genome shotgun sequence genomic window:
- a CDS encoding hypothetical protein (BUSCO:27143at5125), with product MASKKTKPVAGDDVDVDELFSGLDRDTKPPKKTTKSKPTSAASKAIADQDILADLESELAEQPSRPHTPRLKDAARRSTATPPAGDPRKSTDSARSLKATFTPSATSSDLHENEKKPISEPVQQQDPAPQASGGGWWGGILSTASAAMKQAEAAVTQIQQNEEAKKWADQVKGIRGLDVTTLRTYGDELRHRALPTFTNILHTLAPPISSHERLLIHISHDLVGYPSLDPLIHNVFGHVMAQVEGGDLLVIQRGQESHSRRSTDSTAGWHDGPWWRQTDTARELGLINGLPEGTKLCRANAESHANEYFSANGGVEAAKLKATEDVSETNPVRTSDLFLAVQAIAVDSDGTLFARTASAEKEKQSSNVQDQDDEDEELICFAVFILDPVHDIEFYTVSQSIPARWVQWLDTPAPLTPHSGEDGDASDANIPEEIRDIIESGGVDPREWVAEWLEELLNLSIGTVAQRYVARRMGVGEGGLGRGKKRMEDLVQDNAGEAARAGVI from the exons ATGGCGTCGAAAAAGACAAAGCCCGTCGCTGGTGACgacgttgacgttgacgaGCTCTTCTCTGGCCTTGACCGCGACACGAAGCCACCAAAGAAGACTACCAAGTCCAAGCCTACTTCCGCTGCATCAAAGGCAATTGCCGATCAGGATATTCTAGCCGATCTCGAGTCAGAATTGGCTGAGCAGCCTTCGCGACCTCATACTCCTCGACTTAAGGATGCTGCCCGCCGTTCCACAGCTACACCTCCTGCTGGTGACCCCCGCAAGTCTACAGATAGTGCACGCAGTTTGAAAGCAACATTCACACCGAGCGCCACGAGCTCAGATCTCCATGAGAATGAAAAGAAGCCGATTTCAGAACCTGTCCAGCAACAAGATCCTGCTCCTCAGGCTTCTGGTGGAGGATGGTGGGGTGGTATTCTGTCCACGGCCAGTGCTGCCATGAAGCAAGCTGAAGCCGCGGTTACCCAGATCCAGCAAAACGAGGAGGCCAAGAAATGGGCAGACCAGGTCAAGGGGATTAGAGGACTTGACGTTACCACTCTGCGAACCTACG GTGACGAACTCCGACATCGTGCTCTCCCTACATTTACGAACATCCTCCATACTCTTGCTCCTCCCATCAGCTCCCACGAGCGTCTCCTCATTCACATATCCCACGATCTTGTCGGCTATCCATCTCTCGACCCTCTGATTCACAACGTATTTGGCCATGTGATGGCTCAGGTTGAGGGCGGTGACCTTCTGGTCATCCAGCGTGGCCAGGAAAGCCACTCTCGACGAAGTACCGATAGTACTGCTGGATGGCACGACGGTCCTTGGTGGAGACAAACTGACACTGCTCGCGAGCTGGGCTTGATAAATGGATTGCCAGAAGGAACTAAGCTTTGCCGCGCCAACGCTGAATCGCATGCCAACGAATACTTTTCCGCCAACGGTGGCGTGGAGGCAGCCAAGCTCAAAGCCACGGAAGATGTCAGCGAAACCAACCCGGTTCGAACGTCAGATTTATTCCTGGCCGTACAGGCAATTGCTGTAGATTCTGACGGAACTCTGTTTGCTCGTACTGCTTCAGCCGAAAAGGAGAAGCAATCTTCCAATGTCCAAGACCAGGatgacgaagacgaggaaCTCATCTGCTTCGCAGTCTTTATATTGGACCCTGTTCACGACATTGAATTTTATACCGTCAGCCAGTCTATCCCTGCCCGATGGGTTCAGTGGCTTGACACCCCAGCTCCTCTTACCCCCCACTCTGGCGAGGACGGCGATGCTTCGGATGCCAATATCCCAGAAGAGATCCGAGATATCATTGAGAGTGGCGGTGTTGACCCTCGAGAATGGGTGGCTGAGTGGCTTGAGGAGCTTCTTAACCTCTCTATCGGCACTGTTGCCCAGCGATACGTTGCTCGCCGCATGGGTGTTGGTGAGGGTGGTCTTGGCAGAGGCAAGAAGAGGATGGAAGACCTCGTTCAAGACAATGCTGGAGAGGCCGCCCGAGCAGGCGTCATCTAA
- a CDS encoding hypothetical protein (SECRETED:SignalP(1-20)~MEROPS:MER0000344) codes for MVNFKNLAVAATSLLGLANAAPTAQVNSDEVIPGKYIVTLKSDIAASKLESHLNWVGDVHKRGLNERAEKGVERTYNGKYGFRGYAGSFDKDTIKEIKENPDVALVEEDRVWTIDWVDEPEEESLSKRALTTQNGATWGLGTVSHRARGSTSYIYDTNAGSGTYAYIVDTGITTGHNEFEGRAQAVYTAFSGQNADTNGHGTHVAGTIAGKTYGVAKKATIQAVKVFQGSSSSTSIILAGFNWAANDIISKGRTRTSVVNMSLGGGYSASFNNAVQSASSSGIISAIAAGNDGANAANTSPASAPSAITVGAIDSNWAIASYSNYGTVLDIFAPGSSVLSAWYTSNSATNTISGTSMATPHIAGLVLYGISVNGVSGVSGVTNWLISTATSGKITGNLRSSPNLIGNNGNSAQ; via the exons ATGGTGAACTTCAAGAACCTCGCTGTTGCTGCGACcagcctcctcggcctcgccAACGCCGCTCCTACTGCCCAGGTCAACTCTGACGAAGTCATTCCTGGCAAGTACATCGTCACCCTCAAGTCTGACATCGCTGCCTCCAAGCTTGAGAGCCATCTCAACTGGGTCGGAGATGTCCACAAGCGTGGACTGAACGAGCGTGCTGAGAAGGGTGTTGAGCGCACCTACAACGGCAAGTATGGCTTCCGCGGCTATGCTGGATCTTTCGACAAGGACACcatcaaggagatcaaggaaAACCCCGAT GTCGCCCTTGTCGAAGAGGACCGCGTCTGGACCATCGACTGGGTTGACGAGCCCGAGGAGGAATCTCTCTCTAAGCGCGCCTTGACAACCCAGAATGGCGCTACCTGGGGACTCGGAACGGTTTCCCATCGCGCCAGGGGATCTACCAGCTACATCTACGACACCAATGCTGGTTCAGGCACTTATGCCTACATTGTTGACACTGGCATTACCACTGGCCACAACGAATTCGAGGGCCGTGCCCAGGCCGTCTACACTGCCTTCAGCGGCCAGAACGCTGACACCAACGGTCACGGAACTCATGTTGCTGGTACCATTGCCGGAAAGACTTACGGTGTTGCCAAGAAGGCCACTATCCAGGCTGTCAAGGTCTTCCAGGGCAGTTCATCCAGCACCTCCATCATTCTCGCTGGCTTCAACTGGGCTGCCAACGACATCATCTCCAAGGGCCGAACCAGAACCTCTGTTGTCAACATGTCTCTCGGCGGTGGTTACTCTGCTTCCTTTAACAACGCTGTCCAGTCTGCTTCCAGCTCCGGTATCATCTCTGCGATTGCTGCCGGTAACGATGGTGCCAACGCCGCCAACACTTCTCCTGCCTCTGCTCCCAGCGCCATCACTGTTGGTGCTATTGACAGCAACTGGGCTATTGCCTCGTACTCCAACTACGGCACTGTCCTCGACATCTTTGCCCCTGGCAGCAGTGTTCTGTCCGCTTGGTACACCAGCAACAGTGccaccaacaccatcagCGGTACCTCTATGGCTACTCCTCACATTGCCGGACTTGTTCTCTACGGTATCTCTGTCAACGGTGTCTCTGGTGTCTCTGGTGTTACCAACTGGCTCATCTCCACTGCCACCTCTGGCAAGATCACCGGCAACCTCCGCAGCTCCCCCAACCTGATCGGCAACAACGGCAACAGCGCCCAGTAA
- the MAN9 gene encoding Beta-mannosidase B (BUSCO:4506at5125~CAZy:GH2) yields MLTSPDYPHSTLRIASVREDSSMAPRTITPVNKNWQFKQVKEDDASYLPVAQFPTNVHLDLLHHKKIPDPYIGKNELQVQWIGETAWVYKTTFSSPKIKDGEKAVLAFDGLDTYATVKLNGEKILETENMFIPERVDVTKHLKKDGENELHISFDAAYLRGWKLTEEHPDHKYIAWNGDGSRLPVRKAQYHWGWDWGPTMLTCGPWRPVNLEVYESRIADLNFESEVEESLQTAKVVVHAAVEGKASKVRFDVSLDGKGVTSETAQVKNECATTVFHIQDPALWYPIRYGKQPLYTIKVTLLDGDNELDSVSKRAGLRKLELVQRELDGQPGTSFFFQVNNIPVFCGGSNWIPADNFIPRISKDRYRDWVKLVAEGNQFMLRVWGGGIYEEDVFYDACDEFGILVWQDFMFACGIYPAWPELLKSIDTEARANIKRLRHHPSIVIWAGNNEDYQVRELENLTYDFDDHDPESWLKTDFPARYIYEKLLPDACKDLSSNAVYHIASPWGGKVTSDPTIGDIHQWNVWHGSQQKYQDFDKLVGRFVSEFGMEGFPNIKTIDAYLPKGKGDPERFASSSTIDFHNKADGHERRLGLYMAENFRFTIDPLENYVYYSQLLQAEALASAYRLWKRQWQGPKKEYCSGALVWQTNDCWPVTSWAICDYYLRPKHAYYTIKREMAPVTIGMTRRVHRHPKDKYTRVNVEIKTQVEIWGSNLNLKDVTVDCVVKAWDIETGKETYSQTVSSELVLPSNRSTEIKILDVPVEKPHADLEAKTVVGAYLYRDGRQIARYVNWPEPLKYLHFQQPKELKVKVNQDEKTVEISAEVPIKGLALECEDDGVSFDDNLVDIVPGEVVKIGIKGAKDDTVLKTQYLGMQVYD; encoded by the exons ATG TTGACTTCTCCCGATTACCCTCACAGCACGTTGCGAATAGCTTCAGTGAGAGAAGACTCCAGCATGGCTCCCCGCACTATTACTCCGGTCAATAAGAATTGGCAGTTTAAGCAGGTGAAGGAAGACGACGCGTCTTATCTGCCTGTCGCTCAATTCCCTACAAACGTTCACCTCGATCTGTTGCACCATAAAAAGATTCCTGATCCTTACATTGGGAAAAATGAGCTGCAAGTGCAGTGGATCGGCGAGACTGCCTGGGTCTACAAGACTACATTTTCTAGCCCCAAGATTAAAGATGGCGAGAAGGCCGTACTTGCCTTTGACGGTCTCGACACTTATGCCACAGTCAAACTGAATGGTGAGAAAATTCTTGAGACAGAAAACATGTTCATCCCGGAGCGTGTGGATGTTACGAAGCATCTCAAGAAAGATGGCGAGAACGAACTTCATATCAGCTTCGACGCTGCTTATTTGAGAGGATGGAAGTTAACTGAAGAGCATCCTGATCATAAGTACATCGCCTGGAATGGAGATGGCTCAAGGTTGCCTGTTCGGAAGGCACAATACCACTGG GGCTGGGACTGGGGTCCTACCATGCTTACATGTGGTCCTTGGAGACCAGTAAATCTCGAAGTATACGAGTCCCGTATCGCTGATCTCAACTTTGAATCAGAGGTTGAAGAATCGCTCCAAACAGCAAAGGTCGTCGTGCATGCCGCAGTCGAGGGGAAAGCATCAAAAGTTCGTTTTGATGTCTCCCTGGATGGAAAAGGGGTCACATCAGAAACCGCACAGGTGAAGAACGAATGTGCAACAACAGTGTTCCATATTCAAGATCCAGCTCTGTGGTATCCGATCAGATATGGAAAGCAACCATTGTACACTATCAAAGTAACTCTCCTTGATGGCGACAACGAACTTGATTCGGTTTCCAAAAGGGCTGGTCTTCGCAAACTCGAGCTCGTCCAGAGAGAACTCGATGGACAACCTGGCACAAGCTTCTTTTTTCAAGTCAACAATATTCCAGTTTTTTGCGGCGGAAGTAACTGGATTCCAGCAGACAATTTCATCCCCCGTATTTCCAAGGACAGATACCGTGACTGGGTCAAGCTCGTTGCTGAAGGCAACCAATTCATGCTGCGAGTCTGGGGCGGTGGAATCTATGAAGAAGATGTTTTCTACGATGCTTGTGATGAGTTTGGCATTCTTGTATGGCAAGATTTCATGTTCGCCTGTGGAATCTATCCGGCATGGCCTGAGCTGCTCAAATCTATCGACACAGAGGCCCGAGCCAATATCAAGCGACTGCGACATCATCCATCCATTGTTATTTGGGCAGGAAACAATGAAGATTACCAAGTGCGCGAATTGGAGAACCTCACTTATGACTTTGATGACCACGACCCTGAGAGCTGGCTGAAGACTGACTTCCCAGCGCGCTACATCTACGAAAAGCTTCTCCCAGATGCTTGCAAGGACCTTAGCTCTAACGCTGTCTATCACATTGCCAGTCCCTGGGGCGGAAAGGTTACCTCTGATCCTACCATTGGAGACATCCACCAGTGGAATGTTTGGCACGGCTCTCAGCAAAAATACCAAGATTTCGATAAACTCGTCGGCCGCTTCGTTTCCGAATTTGGTATGGAAGGCTTTCCAAATATCAAAACAATTGATGCGTACCTTCCAAAGGGTAAAGGTGACCCTGAGAGGTTTGCAAGCTCATCCACCATTGACTTCCATAACAAAGCGGACGGGCATGAACGCCGACTGGGACTCTACATGGCTGAGAATTTTCGGTTCACTATTGATCCCTTAGAGAATTACGTCTATTATAGTCAACTGTTGCAAGCTGAGGCTTTGGCCTCGGCTTACAGACTCTGGAAGCGACAGTGGCAGGGCCCGAAGAAGGAGTATTGCAGTGGTGCTTTAGTATGGCAGACCAACGACTGTTGGCCCGTCACCTCTTGGGCTATTTGTGACTACTACCTCCGTCCAAAGCACGCATACTATACCATCAAGCGAGAGATGGCCCCCGTCACCATCGGAATGACGCGCCGAGTACACAGGCACCCCAAGGACAAGTACACCAGAGTTAACGTCGAGATCAAGACACAAGTTGAGATCTGGGGCAGCAACCTCAACCTGAAAGACGTGACTGTAGATTGCGTAGTCAAGGCTTGGGACATCGAGACAGGAAAAGAAACCTACTCGCAAACAGTTTCTTCAGAACTCGTTCTTCCGAGCAATCGTTCAACAGagatcaagatcttggacgtGCCGGTTGAGAAGCCCCACGCTGACCTTGAAGCAAAGACGGTCGTTGGTGCTTATCTGTATCGCGACGGTAGGCAAATTGCGCGATACGTCAACTGGCCCGAGCCGCTCAAGTACCTCCACTTTCAGCAACCCAAGGAACTCAAAGTCAAGGTCAACCAAGACGAAAAAACCGTTGAGATCAGTGCCGAAGTTCCGATCAAAGGACTGGCATTGGAATGCGAAGATGATGGCGTCAGTTTTGATGACAACTTAGTTGACATTGTTCCCGGAGAGGTTGTGAAGATTGGCATCAAAGGGGCGAAAGATGACACTGTCCTCAAGACACAGTATCTGGGAATGCAGGTTTACGACTAG
- a CDS encoding hypothetical protein (BUSCO:42446at5125): MTRPRRHSGASEESSGTAREQELGSMYDYLAKIILLGPSGTGKSCLLHRFVKNEWRVLSSQTIGVEFATKIIKVGSGSRRKRIKLQLWDTAGTERFRSVSRSYYRGAAGAILVYDLTSHASFRNLQPFLNDARALASPNLSLMLVGNKLDLTDTLVDTSLPPPTPNSVTSNSTLTSGMLGGGGSSYTSTATTRDRGASISAGNQLRATVAPEGREVTRAESSRWASTAGISVVTEASAFNGEGVDEIFERLARIILTKIELGEIDPDDPASGIQYGDSGGWNTASDGGSIKSSMTGATADDVHNGLRRRRKKNRTQNWGLREWEEVFTLSSRRRGGGCC, encoded by the exons ATGACCAGGCCTCGTCGGCACTCCGGTGCGAGCGAGGAGAGCTCAGGTACGGCTCGCGAGCAG GAGCTAGGGAGCATGTATGATTACCTGGCCAAGATCATATTGCTTGGCCCCAGCGGGACAGGAAA GTCATGCCTACTGCATCGCTTTGTCAAGAATGAATGGCGAGTCCTGTCGTCGCAAACTATCGGCGTTGAGTTTGCCACCAAAATCATCAAAGTTGGTTCCGGGTCGAGGCGGAAACGGATAAAGCTTCAG CTTTGGGACACGGCTGGGACAGAACGGTTCCGATCAGTCTCCCGTTCCTACTATCGAGGCGCCGCGGGCGCTATCCTCGTCTACGACCTTACCTCACACGCCTCCTTCCGAAACCTACAACCTTTCCTTAATGACGCCCGAGCACTTGCATCCCCGAACCTTAGCCTTATGCTTGTAGGCAACAAACTTGACCTTACAGACACACTCGTCGACACAAGTCTTCCGCCCCCGACACCAAACAGCGTCACTTCAAACTCAACTCTGACATCTGGTATGCtgggcggcggcggcagctCTTACACAAGTACAGCCACAACCAGAGATCGAGGAGCATCCATAAGCGCTGGCAATCAGCTAAGAGCGACTGTTGCGCCAGAGGGTAGAGAAGTCACAAGAGCCGAATCCAGTCGATGGGCTAGCACAGCAGGAATATCAGTAGTCACTGAGGCGAGCGCATTCAACGGCGAGGGTGTCGACGAGATATTCGAAAGGCTAGCAAGGATAATTCTTACAAAGATTGAACTCGGCGAAATAGACCCGGATGATCCAGCAAGCGGGATTCAGTACGGTGACAGCGGTGGGTGGAACACAGCTAGTGATGGGGGCAGTATTAAGAGTTCCATGACGGGTGCCACCGCGGACGACGTTCATAACGGACTCAGGAGAAGGCGGAAGAAGAACAGAACACAGAACTGGGGACTTCGAGAATGGGAAGAAGTGTTTACGCTGAGCAGTAGAAGGAGAGGAGGTGGCTGCTGTTAA
- a CDS encoding hypothetical protein (BUSCO:42511at5125), translating into MKVQGRTFIISGGASGLGQACVEDICANGGNVAILDMNEESGQELVKKLSTSTKFFECNVLETESVTKAVQDAAKWAKETGKPLGGVIAAAGVSTPATILDRNGAAFSLDDFDFVLNVNLRGTIDLVRQTLEHLAKVEPQGPDGERGVVIMVASSAAFDGQKGQVSYSASKGAVTAMTLPMARDLARFGIRVVTIAPSLFESRMTSVMPEKVKKSLEGAMEFPRRAGQPKEFAQLARQGIENVMLNGVVMRLDGAMRMPSKM; encoded by the exons ATGAAAGTTCAGGGTCGTACGTTCATCATCTCTGGCGG TGCATCGGGCCTTGGTCAGGCTTGTGTAGAGGATATATGCGCCAACGGCGGTAATGTAGCCATTTTGGACATGAATGAAGAGTCCGGTCAAGAACTGGTCAAGAAACTCTCCACCTCAACCAAGTTCTTCGAGTGCAATGTTTTGGAGACGGAGAGCGTTACCAAGGCAGTCCAAGATGCTGCCAAATGGGCAAAGGAGACGGGCAAGCCTTTGGGAGGCGTGATAGCAGCAGCTGGTGTTTCTACACCCGCAACG ATTCTTGACCGGAACGGCGCTGCCTTTAGCTTGGATGATTTTGACTTTGTCCTCAATGTCAACCTACGCGGTACCATCGACCTTGTCCGCCAGACTCTGGAGCATCTCGCCAAGGTAGAACCTCAAGGGCCTGACGGCGAGAGAGGCGTTGTCATCATGGTGGCATCATCTGCAGCATTCGATGGTCAGAAGGGCCAAGTTTCTTACTCTGCCAGTAAGGGAGCTGTGACGGCCATGACTTTACCCATGGCAAGAGACCTCGCGCGATTTGGAATCCGAGTTGTGACAATTGCCCCAAGTCTCTTCGAGAGCCGAATGACGAGTGTTATGCCCGAAAAGGTCAAAAAGAGTCTCGAGGGCGCGATGGAATTCCCAAGAAGAGCTGGTCAGCCAAAAGAGTTTGCGCAATTGGCGCGACAGGGAATTGAGAATGTGATGTTGAATGGAGTTGTTATGAGATTGGATGGTGCTATGAGAATGCCCAGCAAGATGTAA
- a CDS encoding hypothetical protein (TransMembrane:6 (i37-59o79-99i111-142o162-185i197-217o237-257i)) → MVQFASRANSSMTGLPTEQAVADRRVGNPQRDRIRNAIVIILGEFCGTFMFLLLSFIGAQTALVTNSPSNSDTPLLPFSLMYIAASFGTALAVNVWIFYRVSGGMFNPAVTLGLVLVGAVTPIHALLIIPTQLVAAITAAGITDALLPGPLLVTNALGNGTSVAQGVFIEMFLTAQLVLTVYFLAVEKHRSTHLAPIGIGISVFIAHICATNWTGTSINPARSFGPSVVAGFHGYDWIYYVGPFMGSLLAFGCYKIFKVLEYQTANPGQDDDDLERSGHHHFFRHGKEPMPHTHTDTIEPKDHGVPQRNDSVIDGQMPV, encoded by the exons ATGGTTCAATTCGCCTCTCGGGCCAACTCGAGCATGACTGGCTTGCCAACGGAGCAAGCTGTTGCGGATCGCCGTGTAGGCAATCCCCAGCGCGACCGCATCAGAAACGCCATTGTCATCATCCTAGGAGAATTCTGCGGAACATTCATGTTCTTGCTGCTCTCTTTCATCGGTGCCCAGACTGCCCTCGTCACCAACAGTCCCTCGAATTCTGATACCCCGTTGTTGCCTTTCAGTTTGATGTACATTGCTGCCTCTTTCGGTACTGCTCTCGCTGTTAATGTCTGGATCTTTTATCGTGTCAGTGGTGGCATGTTTAACCCAGCT GTGACTCTTGGTTTAGTTCTCGTCGGTGCTGTGACACCTATCCATGCGCTTCTTATTATCCCTACACAACTTGTCGCTGCCATAACCGCTGCTGGCATTACAGATGCACTCCTCCCCGGCCCGCTTCTTGTCACCAATGCTCTTGGCAACGGGACGAGCGTCGCTCAAGGTGTCTTTATCGAGATGTTCCTCACTGCCCAGCTCGTCCTGACAGTCTACTTCCTCGCTGTCGAGAAGCACCGTAGCACTCATCTTGCCCCCATCGGCATTGGTATTTCTGTCTTCATCGCCCACATCTGTGCGACCAACTGGACGGGCACGTCCATCAACCCTGCCCGATCCTTCGGTCCTTCTGTCGTCGCGGGCTTCCACGGTTACGACTGGATCTACTATGTCGGGCCCTTTATGGGTTCTCTCCTGGCTTTCGGCTGCTACAAGATTTTTAAGGTGCTCGAGTATCAGACTGCCAACCCGGGAcaggacgatgatgatctcGAGAGATCCGGCCACCATCACTTCTTCCGCCACGGAAAGGAGCCCATGCCCCATACCCATACTGACACGATTGAGCCCAAGGACCACGGTGTTCCTCAGCGAAATGACAGCGTCATTGATGGTCAGATGCCCGTCTAG
- a CDS encoding hypothetical protein (TransMembrane:4 (i12-34o40-62i88-108o136-160i)), with protein MSSKAASILKTAVFAIWSYQWGFLTATFCIYHELSIPNPFYAILTTVLTLPIPLSMELFLLYTTASRFSRMDPHTRKFNNFFYKTRDWAMILPILSILWFLCVLYWGLLTMMDMYAYGPVAKTIDFLCIYVKPIGYAVYIGGVLLYIPLPIWVIVTGIGACRRVRNLKSPEEEATHLTTKNDDEDEWNDFQDNL; from the coding sequence GCAGCCTCCATTCTCAAGACCGCAGTCTTCGCAATATGGTCCTACCAATGGGGCTTCCTCACAGCAACTTTCTGCATCTATCATGAACTCAGCATCCCGAACCCCTTTTACGCGATCCTGACAACAGTCTTGACTCTGCCTATCCCCCTATCAATGGaactttttcttctctacACTACGGCTTCTCGTTTTAGTCGTATGGATCCCCACACCAGAAAATTCAACAACTTCTTCTATAAAACGCGAGACTGGGCTATGATTCTTCCCATCTTGAGTATCCTCTGGTTCCTATGTGTCTTGTACTGGGGCCTCTTGACTATGATGGACATGTATGCTTATGGGCCCGTGGCCAAGACCATCGATTTTCTCTGTATCTACGTCAAGCCCATTGGTTATGCAGTTTACATAGGAGGCGTCCTTCTTTATATCCCGCTACCCATTTGGGTTATTGTTACTGGCATCGGAGCGTGCAGACGGGTACGGAACCTGAAGAGTCCCGAGGAGGAAGCGACCCACTTGACAACCAAGAatgacgacgaggacgagtGGAACGACTTTCAGGATAATCTCTGA